A genomic window from Camelina sativa cultivar DH55 chromosome 2, Cs, whole genome shotgun sequence includes:
- the LOC104740346 gene encoding protein NRT1/ PTR FAMILY 2.11 translates to MERKHLEVESKDQNSSSAAYGGSATAVDSVDEDVQNQKKVVFRGWKVMPFIIGNETFEKLGIIGTLSNLLIYLTAVFNMKSITAATIINAFSGTINFGTFVAAFLCDTYFGRYKTLSVAVIACFLGSFVILLTAAVPKLHPAACGTAADSVCNGPTGGQIAFLLMGLGFLVVGAGGIRPCNLAFGADQFNPKSESGKRGIDSFFNWYFFTFTFAQILSLTLVVYIQSNVSWTIGLTIPAVLMFLACLIFFAGDKLYVKIKASGSPLAGIAQVIAVAIKKRGLKPVQQPWLNLYNYYPPKYANSKLKYTDQFRFLDKAAIMTPKDKLELDGKPADPWMLCTMQQVEEVKCIVRVLPIWFASSIYYLTITQQMTYPVFQALQSDRRLGSGGFVIPAATYVVFLMTGMTIFIVVYDRVLVPTMRRITGLDTGITLLQRIGTGIFFATASLIVSGFVEERRRTYALTKPTLGMAPRRGEISSMSAMWLIPQLSLAGVAEAFAAIGQMEFYYKQFPENMRSFAGSIFYVGGGVSSYLGSFLIATVHRTTQTSSGGNWLAEDLNKGRLDLFYFMIAGMLAVNFVYFLVMSRWYRYKGSDDAVTTYETNEDIIKQQDKNVA, encoded by the exons ATGGAGAGAAAACATCTTGAAGTTGAGTCCAAGGACCAAAACTCTTCCTCCGCCGCTTACGGTGGCTCTGCTACGGCTGTTGACTCTGTTGATGAAGATGTTCAGAATCAGAAGAAAGTCGTTTTTAGAGGCTGGAAAGTCATGCCTTTTATTATTG GAAATGAGACATTTGAGAAGCTTGGGATCATTGGAACACTATCAAACCTTCTGATTTATTTAACTGCAGTCTTCAACATGAAGAGTATCACAGCTGCAACAATCATTAATGCCTTCAGTGGCACAATCAACTTCGGAACTTTCGTAGCTGCTTTCCTCTGTGACACTTACTTTGGTCGATACAAGACTCTTAGTGTCGCCGTCATCGCCTGTTTTCTT GGATCGTTTGTGATACTATTGACTGCTGCAGTGCCAAAACTACATCCAGCTGCATGTGGAACAGCGGCAGATAGCGTGTGTAACGGGCCAACTGGAGGCCAGATAGCGTTTCTACTGATGGGCCTCGGGTTCCTTGTTGTTGGAGCAGGTGGGATCAGACCGTGTAATTTAGCTTTTGGTGCTGATCAGTTTAACCCGAAAAGCGAATCAGGGAAAAGAGGGATTGACAGTTTCTTCAATTGGTACTTCTTTACCTTCACATTCGCGCAGATCTTGTCGCTGACTCTAGTCGTGTACATTCAATCTAATGTAAGTTGGACGATCGGTTTAACCATCCCGGCCGTTCTTATGTTCTTGGCCTGCTTGATTTTCTTTGCGGGCGATAAGTTGTATGTAAAAATCAAAGCCTCGGGTAGTCCATTGGCCGGTATAGCTCAAGTTATAGCGGTTGCGATCAAGAAACGTGGATTAAAGCCTGTGCAACAGCCTTGGCTTAACCTTTACAATTACTACCCTCCAAAATACGCAAACTCCAAGCTTAAATACACCGACCAATTCAG ATTTCTAGACAAAGCGGCCATCATGACTCCTAAAGACAAGTTGGAGCTAGATGGTAAGCCTGCTGATCCGTGGATGCTATGTACAATGCAACAAGTTGAAGAAGTGAAGTGCATTGTGAGAGTGCTTCCTATATGGTTTGCTTCATCAATCTACTACTTGACCATAACTCAACAGATGACTTACCCCGTCTTCCAAGCCCTTCAGAGCGACCGTCGCTTAGGATCAGGAGGATTTGTGATTCCTGCAGCCACCTACGTTGTTTTCTTGATGACAGGAATGACAATCTTCATCGTAGTCTACGACCGTGTACTCGTGCCTACCATGAGAAGAATCACTGGTCTAGACACCGGGATAACGCTCTTGCAGAGGATCGGAACTGGCATTTTCTTCGCTACCGCAAGCTTAATAGTCTCAGGATTTGTCGAGGAACGAAGGAGAACGTATGCTCTGACTAAACCTACACTTGGTATGGCGccaagaagaggagaaatcTCTTCAATGTCAGCTATGTGGCTGATTCCGCAGCTCTCACTGGCGGGTGTAGCCGAGGCATTTGCAGCGATTGGACAAATGGAGTTTTACTACAAGCAGTTTCCTGAAAACATGAGGAGTTTTGCAGGATCCATATTTTACGTAGGAGGCGGAGTTTCGAGTTACCTTGGTAGCTTCTTGATTGCAACAGTTCACAGGACGACGCAGACCTCGTCCGGGGGTAACTGGTTAGCTGAGGATCTGAACAAAGGAAGATTGGATCTCTTCTATTTCATGATAGCTGGAATGTTGGCAGTAAATTTCGTTTATTTCTTGGTGATGTCAAGATGGTATAGGTACAAAGGAAGTGATGATGCAGTGACAACATATGAAACCAATGAAGATATCATCAAACAGCAGGACAAGAACGTTGCCTGA
- the LOC104740381 gene encoding uncharacterized protein LOC104740381 — protein sequence MASVAVKPLPLLGRSLTSTAALKSPPMLTNVSSRHFLGISTYNEFFRQIRTPATLNHRRQVSTVVASAGNLTASSWDSWKPDKTAAATALLLSDVIWPAAGAFAAMAILGRIDQMLSPKGISMSVAPLGAVSAILFTTPSAPTARKYNLFMAQIGCAAIGVVAFSLFGPGWLARSVALAASIAFMVVARANHPPAASLPLLFIDGAKFHHLNFWYALFPGAAACVILCLLQSVVCYLKENIKF from the exons ATGGCTTCTGTTGCCGTGAAGCCACTGCCTCTTCTTGGCCGAAGCCTCACTTCTACGGCGGCTTTAAAATCACCGCCAATGTTGACCAACGTTTCTAGCCGGCATTTTCTTGGGATCTCTACGTATAACGAATTCTTTAGACAAATAAGAACTCCGGCAACTTTAAATCACCGCCGACAAGTAAGCACGGTGGTAGCTTCGGCAGGAAACTTGACGGCGTCTTCGTGGGACTCGTGGAAGCCAGATAAGACGGCGGCGGCTACGGCTCTATTGCTGAGTGATGTCATTTGGCCTGCAGCTG GAGCGTTTGCGGCAATGGCAATATTGGGAAGAATTGATCAAATGCTATCTCCAAAAGGGATTTCAATGTCGGTTGCACCACTTGGTGCTGTCTCCGCCATTCTTTTCACCACTCCTTCTGCTCCTACTGCTCGG aAATACAATCTGTTTATGGCTCAAATAGGTTGTGCTGCGATTGGTGTGGTAGCCTTCTCCCTCTTCGGGCCAGGTTGGCTCGCCCGTAGCGTTGCTCTCGCCGCTTCCATCGCATTCATGGTCGTTGCTCGTGCCAATCACCCTCCtg CGGCGAGTTTACCACTATTGTTCATTGATGGAGCAAAGTTCCATCACTTGAATTTCTGGTACGCATTGTTCCCAGGTGCAGCTGCTTGTGTCATCCTATGCCTTCTC CAATCGGTCGTATGTTACTtgaaggaaaacataaaattttga
- the LOC104740373 gene encoding LRR receptor-like serine/threonine-protein kinase FEI 1: MGISNWVFLVISSAVTLLVSSSFALTLDGFALLELKSGFNDTRNSLENWKDSDETPCSWTGVSCNSQDQRVVSINLPYMQLGGVISPSIGKLSRLQRLALHQNSLHGTIPNEITNCTELRAMYLRANFLQGGIPPDIGNLTFLTILDLSSNTLKGSIPSSISRLNRLRSLNFSTNFFSGEIPDIGVLSRFGVETFTGNLDLCGRQIHKPCRSSMGFPVVLPHAETDDESETPKRSSRLIKGILIGAMSTMALAFIVIFVFLWIWMLSKKERTVKKYTEVKKQKEPSETSKKLITFHGDLPYSSTELIEKLESLDEEDIVGSGGFGTVYRMVMNDLGTFAVKKIDRSRQGSDRVFEREVEILGSVKHINLVNLRGYCRLPSSRLLIYDYLTVGSLDDLLHERAQEDGLLNWNARLKIALGSARGLAYLHHDCSPKIVHRDIKSSNILLNDKLEPRVSDFGLAKLLVDEDAHVTTVVAGTFGYLAPEYLQNGRATEKSDVYSFGVLLLELVTGKRPTDPMFVKRGLNVVGWMNTVLKENRLEDVMDKRCTDVDEDSVEALLEIAARCTDANPEDRPAMNQVAQLLDQEVMSPSAIDYYDDSQSDYC; encoded by the exons ATGGGTATCTCGAATTGGGTTTTCTTAGTGATTTCTTCTGCAGTTACCCTTTTGGTTTCTTCCTCCTTTGCTCTCACTCTTGATG GGTTTGCTCTTTTGGAATTGAAGAGTGGATTTAATGATACGAGGAACTCTTTAGAGAACTGGAAAGATTCAGATGAGACACCTTGTTCTTGGACTGGTGTCTCCTGTAATTCTCAAGACCAAAGAGTAGTTTCTAT AAACTTACCTTACATGCAACTAGGAGGGGTTATATCTCCTAGCATTGGGAAGCTTAGTAGATTGCAGAGACT GGCACTTCATCAGAACAGCTTACATGGGACAATTCCTAATGAAATCACCAATTGCACTGAGCTCAGAGCTAT GTATTTGAGGGCTAATTTTCTTCAAGGAGGGATCCCACCGGATATTGGCAACCTTACATTTCTTACTATATT GGATCTATCAAGCAATACACTGAAAGGTTCTATTCCTTCTTCAATTAGTCGATTGAATCGACTACGCTCCTT GAACTTCTCAACCAACTTTTTCTCTGGCGAGATCCCAGATATTGGAGTTCTCAGCAGATTTGGTGTTGAAAC ATTTACCGGTAATTTGGATCTTTGCGGCCGGCAAATTCACAAGCCATGTAGATCATCAATGGGGTTCCCTGTTGTACTTCCTCATGCAGAAACTGATGATGAATCAG AGACTCCAAAGCGGTCTTCACGCTTGATTAAAGGAATCTTGATAGGAGCAATGTCTACAATGGCTCTTGCATTCATTGTGATCTTTGTGTTCCTATGGATTTGGATGctctcaaagaaagaaagaacagtaAAGAAGTACACAGAAGTCAAGAAACAGAAGGAACCATCTGAAACAA gtaagaAGCTAATAACATTCCATGGAGATCTACCATACTCCTCGACTGAGCTGATCGAGAAGCTAGAGTCTCTTGATGAGGAAGACATTGTGGGTTCAGGAGGATTTGGCACGGTTTATCGAATGGTAATGAACGATCTTGGAACCTTTGCGGTTAAGAAAATAGATAGGAGTCGACAAGGATCAGACCGAGTTTTTGAGCGAGAGGTTGAGATTTTGGGAAGTGTCAAACACATCAATCTAGTGAACCTACGTGGATACTGCCGCTTACCATCTTCAAGACTTCTCATCTATGATTATCTAACCGTTGGGAGCTTAGACGATCTTCTCCATG AACGAGCTCAAGAAGACGGTTTGTTGAATTGGAACGCTCGGTTGAAGATAGCACTAGGTTCAGCGAGGGGTCTAGCGTATCTACACCATGATTGTAGTCCTAAAATAGTTCACCGTGATATAAAATCAAGCAATATTCTACTCAATGATAAACTAGAACCTAGAGTCTCGGACTTTGGTCTTGCTAAGCTTCTTGTTGATGAAGACGCTCATGTTACCACCGTCGTAGCTGGCACTTTTGGCTATCTTGCTCCAG AGTATCTACAAAATGGGAGAGCAACGGAGAAGTCTGATGTCTACAGCTTTGGAGTTCTTCTCCTTGAGCTTGTTACTGGAAAAAGACCAACAGATCCAATGTTCGTTAAACGAGGCTTGAATGTTGTTGGATGG ATGAACACTGTGTTGAAAGAGAATCGATTAGAGGATGTGATGGACAAGAGATGCACCGATGTAGACGAAGACTCTGTTGAGGCATTGCTCGAGATAGCTGCGAGGTGTACAGACGCTAACCCTGAGGACAGGCCAGCTATGAACCAGGTGGCTCAGTTGCTTGACCAAGAAGTTATGTCTCCTTCTGCGATCGATTACTACGATGATTCTCAGTCTGATTACTGTTAG
- the LOC104740354 gene encoding ATPase 11, plasma membrane-type-like isoform X1 produces the protein MGDKEEVLEAVLKETVDLENVPIEEVFESLRCSREGLTSEAADERLALFGHNKLEEKKESKFLKFLGFMWNPLSWVMEAAAIMAIALANGGGKPPDWQDFVGIITLLVINSTISFIEENNAGNAAAALMARLAPKAKVLRDGRWGEQDAAILVPGDIISIKLGDIVPADARLLEGDPLKIDQSSLTGESLPVTKGPGDGVYSGSTCKQGELEAVVIATGVHTFFGKAAHLVDTTNQVGHFQQVLTAIGNFCICSIAVGMIIEIVVMYPIQHRDYRPGIDNLLVLLIGGIPIAMPTVLSVTMAIGSHRLSQQGAITKRMTAIEEMAGMDVLCSDKTGTLTLNKLTVDKNLIEVFTKGVDADTVVLMAAQASRLENQDAIDAAIVGMLADPKEARAGVREVHFLPFNPTDKRTALTYIDSDGKMHRVSKGAPEQILNLAHNTAEIERRVHAVIDKFAERGLRSLAVAYQEVPEGTKESAGGPWQFIGLMPLFDPPRHDSAETIRRALNLGVNVKMITGDQLAIGKETGRRLGMGTNMYPSSALLGQHKDESIGALPIDDLIEKADGFAGVFPEHKYEIVKRLQARKHICGMTGDGVNDAPALKKADIGIAVADATDAARSASDIVLTEPGLSVIISAVLTSRAIFQRMKNYTIYAVSITIRIVLGFMLLALIWKFDFPPFMVLIIAILNDGTIMTISKDRVKPSPLPDSWKLSEIFATGVVFGSYMAMMTVIFFWVAYKTDFFPRTFGVSTLEKTAHDDFRKLASAIYLQVSIISQALIFVTRSRSWSYVERPGMWLVIAFILAQLVATLIAVYANWSFAAIEGIGWGWAGVIWLYNIVFYIPLDIIKFLIRYALSGRAWDLVIEQRVAFTRQKDFGKEQRELQWAHAQRTLHGLQAPDAKMFPERTHFNELSQMAEEAKRRAEIARLRELHTLKGHVESVVRLKGLDIETIQQAYTV, from the exons ATGGGAGACAAGGAAGAAGTCCTTGAGGCTGTTTTGAAAGAAACGGTGGATCTG GAGAATGTGCCTATTGAAGAAGTTTTTGAGAGTCTGAGATGTAGCAGAGAAGGTCTCACTTCTGAAGCTGCTGATGAGAGGCTTGCTCTCTTTGGGCATAACAAGCTCGAGGAGAAAAAG gAAAGCAAATTCCTGAAATTTCTTGGTTTCATGTGGAATCCTCTTTCTTGGGTGATGGAAGCTGCTGCTATCATGGCTATTGCTCTTGCTAATGGAGGA GGGAAACCTCCTGACTGGCAAGACTTTGTTGGTATTATTACTCTTCTTGTGATAAACTCCACCATCAGTTTCATTGAGGAGAACAACGCTGGGAATGCTGCTGCTGCTCTTATGGCACGTCTTGCCCCTAAAGcaaag GTTCTTCGAGATGGAAGGTGGGGTGAGCAGGATGCTGCAATTCTTGTCCCGGGTGACATAATCAGCATCAAGCTTGGGGATATCGTTCCAGCTGATGCTCGCCTTCTCGAGGGTGATCCCCTTAAGATCGATCAG TCTTCTCTTACCGGTGAATCTCTACCAGTAACCAAAGGTCCAGGCGATGGTGTGTATTCTGGCTCCACTTGCAAACAGGGAGAGCTTGAAGCAGTTGTCATTGCAACGGGAGTCCATACTTTCTTTGGAAAGGCTGCGCATCTTGTCGATACAACCAACCAAGTTGGCCACTTCCAACAG GTCTTAACTGCTATTGGGAATTTCTGCATTTGCTCTATTGCAGTGGGGATGATCATTGAGATTGTCGTGATGTATCCCATTCAACACCGAGACTATCGTCCTGGAATTGATAATCTTCTTGTGCTTCTCATTGGTGGTATCCCAATCGCCATGCCTACAGTTCTGTCTGTGACCATGGCCATTGGCTCGCATAGACTATCTCAGCAG GGAGCAATAACCAAGAGGATGACAGCGATTGAGGAAATGGCTGGCATGGATGTGCTTTGCAGCGACAAGACTGGAACTTTAACATTGAATAAACTTACTGTTGACAAAAATCTTATTGAG GTTTTCACGAAAGGAGTGGATGCGGATACAGTAGTCCTGATGGCAGCTCAAGCCTCTAGACTGGAAAACCAGGATGCCATCGATGCTGCTATAGTTGGGATGCTTGCTGACCCTAAAGAG GCACGAGCTGGTGTTCGAGAGGTTCACTTTCTTCCATTCAATCCCACTGATAAGAGGACGGCTCTTACATATATTGACAGTGATGGTAAAATGCATAGGGTCAGCAAAGGTGCACCTGAGCAA ATCCTAAATCTTGCGCACAATACAGCAGAGATTGAGCGTAGAGTTCATGCTGTAATAGACAAGTTCGCTGAACGGGGTTTGCGATCTCTTGCCGTGGCATACCAG GAAGTTCCGGAAGGGACGAAGGAAAGTGCTGGAGGCCCTTGGCAATTTATAGGTCTCATGCCTCTTTTTGACCCACCTAGGCATGATAGTGCCGAGACAATTAGAAGGGCTTTAAATCTTGGGGTGAATGTCAAAATGATCACAG GGGATCAGTTGGCTATAGGAAAAGAGACTGGACGCCGTTTAGGGATGGGAACCAACATGTACCCTTCATCTGCTTTGCTTGGACAGCACAAGGATGAGTCTATTGGTGCCTTACCCATCGATGATCTCATAGAAAAGGCCGATGGCTTTGCTGGCGTTTTTCCtg AGCATAAATATGAGATAGTTAAGCGACTACAAGCGAGGAAGCATATCTGTGGAATGACAGGTGATGGAGTAAATGATGCTCCTGCTCTTAAAAAAGCTGATATTGGCATTGCAGTTGCTGATGCAACTGACGCAGCACGCAGTGCTTCAGATATTGTTCTTACTGAACCTGGTCTAAGTGTTATCATCAGCGCTGTCTTGACCAGTCGTGCTATCTTCCAGAGAATGAAAAATTATACA ATATATGCGGTGTCCATCACTATCCGTATTGTG CTTGGCTTCATGCTACTGGCTCTCATATGGAAGTTTGACTTTCCACCCTTCATGGTTCTTATCATCGCCATCCTGAATGATG GCACAATTATGACAATATCAAAAGATAGAGTGAAACCTTCCCCTCTTCCAGATAGCTGGAAACTGTCAGAGATTTTTGCAACTGGCGTTGTGTTTGGGAGCTACATGGCTATGATGACAGTTATATTTTTCTGGGTTGCATATAAAACCGACTTCTTCCCG CGAACTTTTGGAGTTTCAACACTTGAGAAAACAGCACATGATGATTTCCGGAAGCTTGCCTCAGCAATATACCTACAAGTCAGCATCATAAGTCAGGCGCTTATCTTTGTGACCCGATCACGGAGTTGGTCTTATGTTGAACGTCCTGGCATGTGGCTTGTGATAGCATTTATCCTCGCACAATTG GTGGCTACTCTAATTGCAGTTTATGCGAACTGGAGCTTTGCTGCAATAGAAGGGATCGGGTGGGGATGGGCCGGGGTCATCTGGCTTTACAATATCGTATTCTATATTCCTCTTGATATCATCAAGTTCTTGATTCGTTATGCCCTCAGCGGCAGAGCCTGGGATCTTGTTATTGAACAAAGG GTTGCATTCACAAGGCAGAAGGATTTCGGGAAAGAACAAAGGGAGCTACAATGGGCGCATGCACAGAGAACCCTGCACGGCTTGCAAGCACCAGATGCTAAGATGTTCCCAGAGCGAACCCATTTCAATGAGCTTTCTCAAATGGCTGAAGAAGCTAAGAGAAGAGCCGAGATCGCCAg GTTGAGGGAGCTTCACACACTCAAGGGTCATGTTGAATCTGTTGTGAGACTAAAAGGTCTCGACATTGAAACCATTCAACAAGCTTACACCGTCTGA
- the LOC104740363 gene encoding tubulin beta-2 chain-like, with product MREILHIQGGQCGNQIGAKFWEVVCAEHGIDPTGRYTGDSDLQLERINVYYNEASCGRFVPRAVLMDLEPGTMDSLRSGPYGQTFRPDNFVFGQSGAGNNWAKGHYTEGAELIDSVLDVVRKEAENCDCLQGFQVCHSLGGGTGSGMGTLLISKIREEYPDRMMLTFSVFPSPKVSDTVVEPYNATLSVHQLVENADECMVLDNEALYDICFRTLKLTTPSFGDLNHLISATMSGVTCCLRFPGQLNSDLRKLAVNLIPFPRLHFFMVGFAPLTSRGSQQYRSLTVPELTQQMWDSKNMMCAADPRHGRYLTASAMFRGKMSTKEVDEQMLNVQNKNSSYFVEWIPNNVKSTVCDIPPTGLKMASTFIGNSTSIQEMFRRVSEQFTAMFRRKAFLHWYTGEGMDEMEFTEAESNMNDLVSEYQQYQDATADEEGEYEDEEEGEYNQQEEEY from the exons ATGCGTGAGATTCTTCACATCCAGGGTGGTCAGTGCGGTAACCAGATCGGTGCCAAGTTCTGGGAAGTCGTTTGCGCCGAGCACGGCATAGATCCAACCGGTAGGTACACTGGTGACTCAGATCTACAGCTTGAGCGCATCAACGTTTACTACAACGAGGCTAGCTGTGGTCGATTCGTTCCTCGTGCTGTGCTCATGGATTTGGAGCCTGGGACTATGGATAGTCTCAGATCTGGACCTTACGGTCAAACCTTTCGCCCTGATAACTTCGTCTTTGGCCAATCTGGTGCTGGTAACAACTGGGCTAAAGGTCATTACACTGAGGGAGCTGAACTAATCGATTCGGTGCTCGATGTTGTTCGCAAGGAGGCTGAGAACTGCGACTGTCTTCAAG GGTTCCAGGTGTGTCATTCGTTGGGAGGAGGAACTGGATCTGGGATGGGAACACTGTTGATTTCCAAGATCCGTGAAGAGTACCCAGATCGGATGATGCTTACGTTCTCGGTGTTCCCTTCGCCTAAGGTCTCTGATACTGTTGTTGAGCCTTACAACGCTACTTTGTCTGTTCATCAGCTTGTTGAGAATGCTGATGAGTGCATGGTTCTTGACAACGAGGCCTTGTACGATATCTGCTTCAGGACTCTCAAACTCACTACTCCCAGCT TTGGAGACCTTAACCACTTGATCTCTGCGACCATGTCTGGTGTGACTTGCTGTCTGAGGTTCCCTGGTCAGCTGAACTCTGACCTCCGTAAGCTTGCTGTGAATCTCATCCCATTCCCTCGTCTTCACTTCTTCATGGTGGGATTTGCTCCTCTCACATCAAGAGGTTCTCAGCAGTACCGTTCCCTCACAGTTCCTGAACTCACCCAGCAAATGTGGGACTCCAAGAACATGATGTGTGCTGCAGACCCAAGACACGGACGCTACCTCACAGCCTCTGCCATGTTCCGTGGCAAGATGAGCACAAAAGAAGTTGACGAGCAGATGCTGAACGTGCAGAACAAGAACTCGTCCTACTTTGTCGAGTGGATCCCCAACAATGTGAAGTCAACCGTCTGTGACATCCCACCAACTGGTCTGAAGATGGCTTCCACTTTCATCGGTAACTCAACATCCATTCAAGAGATGTTCAGGCGTGTGAGTGAGCAGTTCACAGCTATGTTCAGGAGGAAGGCTTTCTTGCATTGGTACACAGGTGAGGGTATGGATGAGATGGAATTCACAGAAGCAGAGAGCAACATGAACGATTTGGTTTCAGAGTACCAGCAATACCAAGATGCAACTGCGGATGAAGAAGGAGAGTACGAGGACGAGGAGGAAGGTGAATACAACCAACAGGAGGAAGAGTACTGA
- the LOC104740354 gene encoding ATPase 11, plasma membrane-type-like isoform X2 codes for MIIEIVVMYPIQHRDYRPGIDNLLVLLIGGIPIAMPTVLSVTMAIGSHRLSQQGAITKRMTAIEEMAGMDVLCSDKTGTLTLNKLTVDKNLIEVFTKGVDADTVVLMAAQASRLENQDAIDAAIVGMLADPKEARAGVREVHFLPFNPTDKRTALTYIDSDGKMHRVSKGAPEQILNLAHNTAEIERRVHAVIDKFAERGLRSLAVAYQEVPEGTKESAGGPWQFIGLMPLFDPPRHDSAETIRRALNLGVNVKMITGDQLAIGKETGRRLGMGTNMYPSSALLGQHKDESIGALPIDDLIEKADGFAGVFPEHKYEIVKRLQARKHICGMTGDGVNDAPALKKADIGIAVADATDAARSASDIVLTEPGLSVIISAVLTSRAIFQRMKNYTIYAVSITIRIVLGFMLLALIWKFDFPPFMVLIIAILNDGTIMTISKDRVKPSPLPDSWKLSEIFATGVVFGSYMAMMTVIFFWVAYKTDFFPRTFGVSTLEKTAHDDFRKLASAIYLQVSIISQALIFVTRSRSWSYVERPGMWLVIAFILAQLVATLIAVYANWSFAAIEGIGWGWAGVIWLYNIVFYIPLDIIKFLIRYALSGRAWDLVIEQRVAFTRQKDFGKEQRELQWAHAQRTLHGLQAPDAKMFPERTHFNELSQMAEEAKRRAEIARLRELHTLKGHVESVVRLKGLDIETIQQAYTV; via the exons ATGATCATTGAGATTGTCGTGATGTATCCCATTCAACACCGAGACTATCGTCCTGGAATTGATAATCTTCTTGTGCTTCTCATTGGTGGTATCCCAATCGCCATGCCTACAGTTCTGTCTGTGACCATGGCCATTGGCTCACATAGACTATCTCAGCAG GGAGCAATAACCAAGAGGATGACAGCGATTGAGGAAATGGCTGGCATGGATGTGCTTTGCAGCGACAAGACTGGAACTTTAACATTGAATAAACTTACTGTTGACAAAAATCTTATTGAG GTTTTCACGAAAGGAGTGGATGCGGATACAGTAGTCCTGATGGCAGCTCAAGCCTCTAGACTGGAAAACCAGGATGCCATCGATGCTGCTATAGTTGGGATGCTTGCTGACCCTAAAGAG GCACGAGCTGGTGTTCGAGAGGTTCACTTTCTTCCATTCAATCCCACTGATAAGAGGACGGCTCTTACATATATTGACAGTGATGGTAAAATGCATAGGGTCAGCAAAGGTGCACCTGAGCAA ATCCTAAATCTTGCGCACAATACAGCAGAGATTGAGCGTAGAGTTCATGCTGTAATAGACAAGTTCGCTGAACGGGGTTTGCGATCTCTTGCCGTGGCATACCAG GAAGTTCCGGAAGGGACGAAGGAAAGTGCTGGAGGCCCTTGGCAATTTATAGGTCTCATGCCTCTTTTTGACCCACCTAGGCATGATAGTGCCGAGACAATTAGAAGGGCTTTAAATCTTGGGGTGAATGTCAAAATGATCACAG GGGATCAGTTGGCTATAGGAAAAGAGACTGGACGCCGTTTAGGGATGGGAACCAACATGTACCCTTCATCTGCTTTGCTTGGACAGCACAAGGATGAGTCTATTGGTGCCTTACCCATCGATGATCTCATAGAAAAGGCCGATGGCTTTGCTGGCGTTTTTCCtg AGCATAAATATGAGATAGTTAAGCGACTACAAGCGAGGAAGCATATCTGTGGAATGACAGGTGATGGAGTAAATGATGCTCCTGCTCTTAAAAAAGCTGATATTGGCATTGCAGTTGCTGATGCAACTGACGCAGCACGCAGTGCTTCAGATATTGTTCTTACTGAACCTGGTCTAAGTGTTATCATCAGCGCTGTCTTGACCAGTCGTGCTATCTTCCAGAGAATGAAAAATTATACA ATATATGCGGTGTCCATCACTATCCGTATTGTG CTTGGCTTCATGCTACTGGCTCTCATATGGAAGTTTGACTTTCCACCCTTCATGGTTCTTATCATCGCCATCCTGAATGATG GCACAATTATGACAATATCAAAAGATAGAGTGAAACCTTCCCCTCTTCCAGATAGCTGGAAACTGTCAGAGATTTTTGCAACTGGCGTTGTGTTTGGGAGCTACATGGCTATGATGACAGTTATATTTTTCTGGGTTGCATATAAAACCGACTTCTTCCCG CGAACTTTTGGAGTTTCAACACTTGAGAAAACAGCACATGATGATTTCCGGAAGCTTGCCTCAGCAATATACCTACAAGTCAGCATCATAAGTCAGGCGCTTATCTTTGTGACCCGATCACGGAGTTGGTCTTATGTTGAACGTCCTGGCATGTGGCTTGTGATAGCATTTATCCTCGCACAATTG GTGGCTACTCTAATTGCAGTTTATGCGAACTGGAGCTTTGCTGCAATAGAAGGGATCGGGTGGGGATGGGCCGGGGTCATCTGGCTTTACAATATCGTATTCTATATTCCTCTTGATATCATCAAGTTCTTGATTCGTTATGCCCTCAGCGGCAGAGCCTGGGATCTTGTTATTGAACAAAGG GTTGCATTCACAAGGCAGAAGGATTTCGGGAAAGAACAAAGGGAGCTACAATGGGCGCATGCACAGAGAACCCTGCACGGCTTGCAAGCACCAGATGCTAAGATGTTCCCAGAGCGAACCCATTTCAATGAGCTTTCTCAAATGGCTGAAGAAGCTAAGAGAAGAGCCGAGATCGCCAg GTTGAGGGAGCTTCACACACTCAAGGGTCATGTTGAATCTGTTGTGAGACTAAAAGGTCTCGACATTGAAACCATTCAACAAGCTTACACCGTCTGA